From the Eleutherodactylus coqui strain aEleCoq1 chromosome 9, aEleCoq1.hap1, whole genome shotgun sequence genome, the window attaggataataggcggtccctgcctgtacaggtcccgtccagcattaggataataggcagtccccgcctgtacaggtcccgtccagcattatgataataggcggtccctgcctgtacaggtcccgtccagcattatgataataggcagtccctgcctgtacatgtcccattcagcattaggataataggcagtccctgcctgtacaggtcccgtccagcattatgataataggcggtccctgcctgtacaggtcccgtccagcattaTGATAATAGGCGGTCCCtacctgtacaggtcccgttcagtattaggataataggcggtccctgcctgtacaggtcccatccagcattaggataataggcagtccctgcctgtacaggtcccgttcagcattaggataataggcggtccctacctgtacaggtcccgttcagtattaggataataggcggtccctgcctgtacaggtcccatccagcattaggataataggcagtccccgcctgtacaggtccagttcagcattaggataataggcagtccctgcctgtacaggtcccgtccagcattaggataataggcagtccctgcctgtacaggtcccgttcagcattatgataataggcagtccgTGCCTCTGCAGGTCACGTTcggcattaggataataggcagtccccgtctgtacaggtcccgttcagcattaggataataggcggtccctacctgtacaggtcccgtccagcattaggataataggcagtccccgcctgtacatgtcccattcagcattaggataatatgcagtccctgcctgtacaggtcccgttcagtattaggataataggcagtccctgcctgtacaggtcccgttcagcattatgataataggcagtccctgcctgtacaggtcccgttcagcattatgataataggcagtccctgcctgtacaggtcccgttcagcattaggataataggcggtccctacctgtacaggtcccgtccagcattaggataataggcagtccccgcctgtacatgtcccattcagcattaggataatatgcagtccctgcctgtacaggtcccgttcagtatTAGGATAATAgacagtccccgcctgtacaggtcccgttcagcattatgataataggcagtccccgcctgtacaggtcccgttcagcattaggataataggcagtccccgcctgtacaggtcccgttcagcattaggataataggcagtccctgcctgtacaggtcccgttcagtattaggataataggcagtccctgcctgtacaggtcacgttcggcattaggataataggcagtccccgcctgtacaggtcccgttcggcattaggataataggcagtccccgcctgtacaggtcccgttcagcattaggataataggcagtccccacctgtacaggtcccgttcagcattaggataataggcagtccccgcctgtacaggtcccgttcagcattaggataataggcagtccccgcctgtacatgtcccgttcagcattaggataataggcagtccctgcctgtacaggtcccgttcagcattaggataataggcagtccccgcctgtagaggtcccgttcagcattaggataataggcagtccccgcctgtacaggtcccgttcagcattaggataataggcagtccccgcctgtacaggtcccgtctagcattaggataataggcagtccccgcctgtacaggtcccgtccagcattagAATAATAGGCagttcctgcctgtacaggtcccgtccagcattaggataataggcagtccccgcctgtacaggtcccattCAGTATtgggataataggcagtccccgcctgtacaggtcccgttcagcattatgataataggcagtccctgcctgtacaggtcccgttcagtattgggataataggcagtccccgcctgtacaggtcccgttcagtattatgataataggcagtccctgcctgtacaggtcccgttcagtattatgataataggcagtccccgcctgtacatgtcccgtccagcattatgataataggcagtccccgcctgtacaggtcccgtccagcattaggataataggcagtccccacctgtacaggtcccgttcagcattatgataataggcagtccccgcctgtacaggtcccgttcagcattaggataataggcagtccccgcctgtagaggtcccgttcagcattaggataataggcagtccccgcctgtacaggtcccgtccagcattaggataataggcagtccccgcctgtacaggtcccgtttagcattaggataataggcagtccccgcctgtacaggtcccgtccagcattaggataataggcagtccctgcctgtacaggtcccgttcagtattatgataataggcagtccctgcctgtacaggtcccgttcagtattaggataataggcagtccccgcctgtacaggtcccgtccagcattaggataataggcagtccccgcctgtacaggtcccgttcagcaggtgcaccaaagagcagggcttttacctccagcAGGTATCTCAGGCTGCCTgcctccagcagccatccagtctcccctgtgtcagtgcacactgctatttatatacacctcttcctggcccagcctcaggacctgtgctgattgaccttgtACATAACctgaagtggaggaagtggaatggatggccccactaccaacctgccatccaggcccaaagacctttaaagaaaagacctccagcaactacttgctggagattacattgcactcctggcttttcatgtctctaacagcgggacatgaacttcctccagccccactaggcataataacaGAACCTAGgggcgaccatccactatcacgcccctcagtagctcacaatatatatatatctatcacacCTTTTAAGGGGGGGATGTTACGggcaatgtgtgtgtatgtgtatatgtatatatttatatagggatgatactgacaatgagtgtatataataGGTGTTCTACAATACATTACCTCTTCTCAAAAATAGCAGCAGTGAAAGCAACAGCTCGCCGCACAGAAACCACACGGCCGTGTCGGTGAAGAAATAAAgttttggcttttgaaaagtggagatccaTAAACGTCGTCATGTCCTTAAGGTCGTCAATAGACGTGTTACTAGTGGGTTAATGCCGGTGAAAGTCCCACAGGTGCGACTGCTGCACCTTTGGAGTTTAGTGTGGAAGGCCCTGAGGATGAGAAGCTTTGTAATCGTCAGTAGGTGTAACCACGTCCTCGCTGATAATCACCGGGTGTGCGCGGCGCCATAATAACACCATATGCTTCCCAGCtctggaaatattgtgaaatacaATCTCTGCCCTCCCTGCTGCTCCTGGATATATCACTGCTGCTCCCAGTCATATCGCTGCTCCCAGTCATATCGCTGCCGCTGCTCCCAGTCATATCGCTGCTCCCAGTCATATCGCTGCTGCTGCTCCCAGTCATATCGCTGCCGCTGCTCCCAGTCATATCGCTGCTCCCAGTCATATCGCTGCTGCTGCTCCCAGTCATATCGCTGCTCCCAGTCATATCGCTGCTCCCAGTCATATCGCTGCTGCTGCTCCCAGTCATATCGCTGCTGCTGCTCCCAGTCATATCGCTGCCGCTGCTCCCAGTCATATCGCTGCTCCCAGTCATATCGCTGCTCCCAGTCATATCGCTGCTGCTGCTCCCAGTCATATCGCTGCCGCTGCTCCCAGTCATATCGCTGCTCCCAGTCATATCGCTGCTCCCAGTCATATCGCTGCTGCTGCTCCCAGTCATATCGCTGCTCCCAGTCATATCGCTGCTCCCAGTCATATCGCTGCTCCTGGATATATCACTGCTGCTCCCAGTCATATCGCTGCCGCTGCTCCCAGTCATATCGCTGCCGCTGCTCCCAGTCATATCGCTGCCGCTGCTCCCAGTCATATCGCTGCCGCTGCTCCCAGTCATATCGCTGCCGCTGCTCCCAGTCATATCGCTGCCGCTGCTCCCAGTCATATCGCTGCTCCCAGTCATATCGCTGCTGCTGCTCCCAGTCATATCGCTGCCGCTGCTCCCAGTCATATCGCTGCTCCCAGTCATATCGCTGCTCCCAGTCATATCGCTGCTCCCAGTCATATCGCTGCTCCCAGTCATATCGCTGCTGCTGCTCCCAGTCATATCGCTGCTCCCAGTCATATCGCTGCTGCTGCTCCCAGTCATATCGCTGCTCCCAGTCATATCGCTGCCGCTGCTCCCAGTCATATCGCTGCCGCTGCTCCCAGTCATATCGCTGCCGCTGCTCCCAGTCATATCGCTGCCGCTGCTCCCAGTCATATCGCTGCTCCCAGTCATATCGCTGCTCCCAGTCATACCGCTGCCGCTGCTCCCAGTCATATCGCTGCCGCTGCTCCCAGTCATACCGCTGCCGCTGCTCCCAGTCATACCGCTGCCGCTGCTCCCAGTCATATCGCTGCCGCTGCTCCCAGTCATATCGCTGCTCCCAGTCATATCGCTGCTCCCAGTCATATCGCTGCCGCTGCTCCCAGTCCTACCGCTGCCGCTGCTCCCAGTCCTACCGCTGCCGCTGCTCCCAGTCCTACCGCTGCCGCTGCTCCCAGTCCTACCGCTGCCGCTGCTCCCAGTCCTACCGCTGCCGCTGCTCCCAGTCATACCGCTGCCGCTGCTCCCAGTCATACCGCTGCCGCTGCTCCCGGATATATCACTGCTGCTCCCAGCTatataactgctgctgctcccggaTATATCACTGCTGCTCCCAGTCATATCGCTGCTCCCAGTCATATCGCTGCCGCTGCTCCCAGTCATATCGCTGCTGCTGCTCCCAGTCATATCGCTGCCGCTGCTCCCAGTCATATCGCTGCCGCTGCTCCCAGTCATATCGCTGCCGCTGCTCCCAGTCATATCGCTGCCGCTGCTCCCGGATATATCACTGCTGCTCCCAGCTatataactgctgctgctcccggaTATATCGCCGCTGCTCCCAGTCATATCGCTGCCGCTGCTCCCGGATATATCACTGCTGCTCCCAGCTatataactgctgctgctcccggaTATATCACCGCTGCTCCCAGTCATATCGCTGCCGCTGCTCCCAGTCATATCGCTGCCGCTGCTCCCAGTCATATCGCTGCCGCTGCTCCCAGTCATATCGCTGCCGCTGCTCCCAGTCATATCGCTGCCGCTGCTCCCAGTCATATCGCTGCCGCTGCTCCCAGTCATATCGCTGCCGCTCCTCCCAGTCATATCGCTCCTCCCAGTCATATCGCTGCTCCTCCCAGTCATATCGCTGCCGCTCCTCCCAGTCATATCGCTGCCGCTGCTCCCAGTCATATCGCTGCTGCTGCTCCCGGATATATCACTGCTGCTCCCAGTATGTTGAACGGATCACAGCACCCTCTTTACCTTATGGTGTATAAGGGAGGACCGTCCTCATAACCAGTGCGCGCTCAATTCAaggtcctggatcctggaccttCGTTTAAACAGCATAAAAATTtgagagagcagcactccagggattttcaatgaaataaaaatctttattgccccacagaaacaacgtttcaactctctgctgagagtctttgtcaagtcctaatACATACATGTGCAAGCCCACTTTAAATACCCCCCATAGCTccaccttcaccaatcacaattACCTTTACACAATAcatttaaaagcaaagcattcacATTGGGTGTATACAATTCCTACCCCTGGTGCAGAGTAATTAACAACGATGAAGGTAAGGGTCTCATGCTGGGCGTCTCGTCCTCAGTTGCCGGTCTGGTCGCAGTCCTTCcacgtcagcgctcccgcccGGGATCCCGCGAGATGACCACGGGACCTCCCACCGAGACGTCACAGACCTCTCCGGCTAGAGATCTCGCGAGACTACCGCGGGATTCCTCTATGTAATCACCCAGTCAACTATTTAGAATGAAACACATCCAACACGGAGCCTGCTGTGATCATCCCCTGCATTACTCCCATAGAATATGAAAGACACACATATTGTCGGCATAACGCTCTATGCGCATGCGCATACAATTAATTCATGATGTAAGTGCACATCGCTATTGGAGCCCGATCGCATCGCATATCCGGCTCCCCCTGCACATGCATAACCGCTGCTAAAGCCTATTAGTGGACATTACCACATGTCTCCAATCCAACGATGACCTAAATCCACTCTGACACGAGCGTATCGTaaatctgacatgaataattaatATGATCAactccccatatatatatatatatatatatcagtgcaGCTATTACAACTATCGATCATTTCTAACAGCTGAAATAACACCTAAATAACCAATCTAAAAAAAGCATGACACCACACCATTATTCCAACTGCTCAataatttattatatttatttaatcAAATGATCTTTTATGATGCACGGGATAGGTAGACTGTAACACCCAATGTGATCTGAAAGAAACAAACACATAACATAATTAGTGAAATGTTGTgattaaaaataaatatgtaaGCACTGCTGCTCCCAGTCATATCGCTGCTCCCAGTCATATCGCTGCTCCCAGTCATATCGCTGCTCCCAGTCATATCGCTGCTCCCAGTCATATCGCTGCCGCTGCTCCCAGTCATATCGCTGCCGCTGCTCCCAGTCATATCGCTGCCGCTGCTCCCAGTCATATCGCTGCTCCCAGTCATATCGCTGCTCCCAGTCATATCGCTGCCGCTGCTCCCAGTCATATCGCTGCCGCTGCTCCCAGTCATATCGCTGCCGCTGCTCCCAGTCATATCGCTGCTCCCAGTCATATCGCTGCCGCTGCTCCCAGTCATATCGCTGCCGCTGCTCCCAGTCATATCGCTGCCGCTGCTCCCAGTCATATCGCTGCCGCTGCTCCCAGTCATATCGCTGCCGCTGCTCCCAGTCATATCGCTGCCGCTGCTCCCGGATATATCACTGCTGCTCCCAGCTATATAACTGCTGTTGCTCCCGGATATATCACCGCTGCTCCCAGTCATATCGCTGCCGCTGCTCCCGGTCATATCGCTGATGGTCTCAGCTATatcactgctgctgctgctgctctcggctatatcactgctgctgctgctctcagCTATATCGCTGCTCCCCGTCAtgtcgctgctgctgctgctccccatCATGTCGCTGCTGCTCCCtgtcgctgctgctgctgctccctttgctgctgctgctcccttcgctgctgctgctgctccctttgctgctgctgctcccttcgctgctgctgctgctcccttcgctgctgctgctgctcccttcgctgctgctgctgctccctttgctgctgctgctgctgctcccttcgctgctgctgctgctgctcccttcgctgctgctgctgctgctcccttcgctgctgctgctgctgctcccttcgctgctgctgctgctgctcccttcgctgctgctgctgctgctcccttcgctgctgctgctgctgctcccgtcgctgctgctgctcccgtcgctgctgctgctgctgctgctcccgtcgctgctgctgctcccgtcgctgctgctgctgctgctgctcccgtcgctgctgctgctgctgctgctcccgtcgctgctgctgctgctgctgctcccgtcgctgctgctgctgctgctcccgtcgctgctgctgctcccgtcgccgctgctgctcctcctggtcATGTTGCCACTGCTGCTCCTCCCGGTCATGTCGCCGCCGCTGCTCATGTTGCCGCTGCTGCTCCCGGTCATGTCATCGCTacttgctgctgccgccgccgctgctCCCGGTCATGTCATCGCTgcttgctgctgccgccgccgctctCGGCTATGTCGCCTGATTTTTATACTGGGGTAGGTCTGTGAgcagattattaaacagcatgtatgcaagtacttggatgagaatggagtaattaagtcaaagatactattggatgcttacaggatgaaaatggtgaattcattaagaatgatgttgagaaggacggacttttaaattcctattttgcatctgttttctctcagaaagtagatggaacatcagctgatcttccctgtgctgttgggggaataaaagaatgcaagctatctGTAAGcacagagatggtgagggaacacttagctaacttacatgaattgaactctcaaggtccagatgaattacatcctaggatactaaaggaagcagcggaggtaattgctgaaccactcgccataatctttggaaattcctggagaacaggagaagtcctagaagattggagaagggcaaattttgtccccatcttcaaaaaagggaagaaggtggatccaggaaactacaggcctgtgagcctgacttctatgtcaggaaagatctttgaacacattattaaacagcatgtatgcaagtacttggatggaaatggagtaattaaccagagccagcatgggtttgtaagaaacaagtcatgccagactaatctaatttccttctatgatagtattacggactgggttaatcagggaaatgcggtggatatagtatagctTGGCTttttgtaaagcatttgacaaagtatctcatactatacttattaaaaaaatgaccaaatctgggattgataaggcaactgttaggtagattcacaactggctgagtgatcgtactcaaagagtggtcataaatggctgctgttGCATCCtacggacgtgcaacctcaataacataaatcaaaggcacaactgtgcaaaggaaacataacactatggggaaaactctccctatagtcccccaacccgggagggggccctgcctactcggtggaccgatcgctctgacgtGTGAGCCCGCACGTGTGCCTGAGCCactaacaagtccctatcagggagccatagcacaaaatagaagcgaaacagaaccaaacaaaacagaagaaCTTAGCTTGCATGGAGAGCTTCGCCAAGCTGCGtttctccgtcgctgtccaaaatgcaactgaagggattgaccagcacagaagatagtgctggccctgtttaaataggggccaggctactcagcaccagatgctgactgaccttcctcctgcagctaccacacccctcagctcccggagaagcaagggcacacccaaaacttggtctggcctgcaggcaaggtgcaggcctcagcacagctgcaacagtacctccccttctagaaggggccccaggacccctAGGAGCAGGatgaccagggtttgatctgtgaaaattttttaccagacgatctgcatgaacatccgctgcaggaacccatgacctctcttctgggccataaccgcgccagtgcaccaggtactgcagagaattcctgactcgacgggagtccagaatgcgacttattacaaactgcacctccccatccactagcaccGGAGTCGGGGGTGGTGAGACATTCCCcgaatcgatgaatcttttgagcagagatttatggaacacattgttaatcttcatcgtgctgggaatttctaacgggaaggccaccgcgttaatcttcacaattattttaaatggaccgataaatcgagggcccagtttagcggatggttgtttgagttttatatttctggtagacaaccacaccaagtctccaacacagaatcccgccCCCTCAGAGCGGTGCCTGTCTGCAACTCACTTGCTGCGCCGAACGGATTgctgtaaatttttctggacctccgcccacccggcctcaatatcggaacaaaactcatttgctcctggtacctccgaaaccctcttggaaagggggccaaaacatgggtgaaatccgtagTTACAGAAGAACGGTGATGTCCCCGTAGCCTCCAGTGatctattgtttagagcaaactcaGCTAGTGGTAAGAACTTCGACCAGTCCTCCTGGTATTCTGAGACATAACAACGtaaatactgctccaggttctgattacatctctcagtttgcccattggtctcaggatggtatgccgaggaaaacgaaagctggacacccaaacgagagcagactattcgccaaaagctggaaacaaattgtacgccgcgatcggagactatattctctggcaaaccatgtagtctaacGATGTGGCAAAGGAACAAACTCGCCAACGTCTTAGCATTAGGTAAACCagggagtgccacaaaatggcacattttactaaaccggtccactaccacccacacaacagtgttgccatcggaaggtggtaaatccataatgaagtccatggacaaatgcaTCCATGGTCTCATAGGAATAGGCAGCGGCAATAACATACCGGCTGGCCgactgcgggatgacttggttctggcacacacctcacatgacgaaacaaaactgaGCGTATCCCGTCCTAATGACGGCCACCGATAGGTTCTCGAGAGTAACTTACGAGTATTATTAATCCCCGGATGCCCAGCCAACACCGAActgtgaatctcggccagcacctgtaaTCTTAGAGGaacaggaacaaaaagcttcccagccggaagctttgacggggccaaattttgtgctttacggacttgctcctctaactccaacgacactgccgacaccaccaccccttcagacaggataggggcaggaggttcctcagaaactactggaagaaaacttctggaaagagcatcggccttcacattcttccagcctggacgatatgtaactaaaaaattgaaatgggaaaagaaaagcgaccagcgtgcctgtctggaattaagtctcttggcagactccagatatatgaggtttttgtgatccgtgaaaaccgttactttgtgtcgtgccccctctagaaaatgatgccactcctcgaatgcccatttaatcgccagcaattccctgtccccaatgtcataatttcACTCCGAAGACGAAAATTTATAggagaagaatgcacacgggtggagatcttgcaatgtctccgttccctgagatagaactgctccaACCTCCACCTCTGAAGTGTCGACCTCAACAATAAAGGGCCTGGAAGAATCTGGATGCACCAGAACCGGAGCAGTAGCAAAACACTTCctcaatctctgaaatgactgcattaCTTCCGccgaccatttagtaggaaagcaccccttcttagtcatatcagTAAGATGTTTAACTATCActgaaaaattcctaatgaatctacagtaatagttggcgaaccccaagaacctttgtaaggCCTTCACATTTTATGGTAGGACCCAATCCTGCACCGCTCGGACCTTCTCGGGATCCATCATGAACCCTTCATGGGTAAatatatgccccaaaaatgtgatctcttgtacagcaaacacacacttttctcttttggcgaacaaacaattctcacacaaagcttggaggacctggcgaacatgagaaacatgggactcaaaatccggagagaagatcaaaatatcatccaagtatactagtacaaatctgcccacaaactgagagagaacctcattgatcaaggactggaatatcgcaggggcattagtgagaccaaaaggcatcaccagactctcaaaatgcctctctggggtattaaacgcagtcttccactcgtccccctccttaatccggattaaattatatgccccgcgcaagtctagtttggaaaaccagttggagccattcaactgcgagaacagatccggaataagggggagagggtatggattgcgtttcgtgattttgttcaattccctaaagtcaacacagggatgtaacccgccatcttttatctttacaaaaaagaaacccgctgctagtggggaattagatggccgtatatgattccttctcaagctgtcctggatatactctttgagcgccagtctctcaggggccgatatgttgaacatgcgactcttggggtacttgcagtcagggagaagttcaattgcacaatccccctgtctgtgtggtggtaatttgtctgccccctcttgggaaaacacatcagagaagtcagctataaattcaggcaactcctctgcctgaatggaggctatatcagcagaaatgcagccagacagacaaccagggctccagtTAACAATGTCCTCCTTCTTCCAGtccactactgggttgtgtaagcgcagccagggcaaccccaagactacttgcgtagggagggattccatgacatatagggttatacattccgtgtggaacagcccaatccttaaatggacattaggtacacaaaaactcagatttctctgagatagtggagcagcatcaatggcggacacagggatgggaaaatccaaagcactcatctctaagcctaaacgtttgacagtctcctgatgtattaaattaatactagcgccacaatccaaaaagactcgtatgggactgtcaacactgccacaacgaatttcagcgggaagtaccagcctggaagaggatacccaagcaatctgatggcctagagggacctTCTCTCGAACCTTCAGGCCATCTAGTTTTTCTGACTGAGCATTACGACgtgggcaaaactgagccatatgacctgtacgattacagacaaagcatcggccattaaactgtaccgtccttctcctcctaaccctgccagctagagaccccagctgcatgggctcttccatACCTGTAGGTAGGAGTTCGGGATCCGTAGacagttcctgatgcctctccctgatccgtctcccaactttaatagccagagacatggcctcatccagactgcgaggtactggatgtcctaccagtacgtcctttatctcattggacagaccacaatggaactggctctttaaagcagggtcattccactgagtttctgctgcccaacgtcgaaacttagcacaataatcttcaacagtggaatctctctgtcgcaaacatctgatatttccctcagccaccgctatcttatcggggtcgtcataaataagacccaaagcagcaaaaaagttatccactgaggtcaGAGCCTCAGACGTCGGGGATAATGAAAacgcccatgcctgtggcgccccctgcagtctggacattacaatgcccaccctctggacGTCCCCCCCCCGAAGAGCTAGGacgcagtctgaaatagagcttacaggcctctcgaaaggatccgaatttctgcctatcaccagaaaaatggtccggtagctcaatttttcgttccttgctgggaacctgcagcgcaagttgtcgctgtttTAATCTCGGCGACCTCCGCAGCCAGCGTGCtgagctgg encodes:
- the LOC136578752 gene encoding protein rtoA-like; the protein is MGSSSSSDMTGSSDIAESSSSSDIAESSSSSSDIAETISDMTGSSGSDMTGSSGDISGSNSSYIAGSSSDISGSSGSDMTGSSGSDMTGSSGSDMTGSSGSDMTGSSGSDMTGSSGSDMTGSSDMTGSSGSDMTGSSGSDMTGSSGSDMTGSSDMTGSSDMTGSSGSDMTGSSGSDMTGSSGSDMTGSSDMTGSSDMTGSSDMTGSSDMTGSSSAYIFIFNHNISLIMLCVCFFQITLGVTVYLSRAS